Below is a genomic region from Miscanthus floridulus cultivar M001 chromosome 1, ASM1932011v1, whole genome shotgun sequence.
AATGCTTTGCTCTGTATCTTGGCTAACTCAGCACATTTCTTAAATTTTACCAACCTAGATGTTCCAAATCAGAACTGAAGAATAGCAAGGAGAACAGGAGAAGACCAGAAGAAGTGAAGAACTGAAGATCGATCTAAACTTACATTGGAGGACTGCTCGGTCCGCGCCGCTGTTGTCTTGGTCGGAGAACTTCACGAGGGTGGTGCTCGTGCCGGTCGCCTCCTCCCTACGACTACGAGCGCCTTCGGGCTCCCTGCTCGTCGCTGCGACCTGCTCCAGTCGCCCGCCGCCTCGCTCTGCTGGGGCCGTCCGCCGGTGCCACCGCCGCGCTGGGCACTGTCCTAGTCACCTCTGCCTAACTGCCTCTGCTCAGGATGGCCGGATGGGGGGTTGGGGATTCCAGATTCGCCAGGATGGCTTGATGCCCTGATGGGCCATGGTGGGCTGGGGTCTAGGGAGCGTGTGTGTGCACTCTGCTTTCTGGCCACGGAGATATACATCGGTTTGTTCGGTTAATCGGTTCGGTTTGAGTATAAAACCGAAGCCGAAGCCGAACACCAAACAGTGCAAAACTAGAAACCGAACCGCAAACCGAAAACCGAAAAAACCGACacttcggttcggttcggtttgcGGTTAAAAAATGCCCAGGCCGACCTGAAACCATGCAGGTTGACATACATTGAtcaagtgagtgagagagagaaccTAGGTTACACAACAGTAATATCAGATAACATATACAAATTTCACAACAGTTTATAGCGAGACCCAAAGCTCGCGAATTCGTACATCAATAGGCCACAACATTTGAAGGCCACGGTGCTCTCCCTAAAACCTAGGTGAAAAGGGTGCTTCTGCTGAAAGTACAACTCTGTCATGACGGCTTGTGAAGTTTGAAGCCGAAAACTCTTGGAGTGTATTGCTGCAACGGCTTCTGCGGCTTCAAGTGCGGATAAGTCATCAGGAAAAGATGAGGGAATGTCGTCCCAAAGTATGATCCATCAATGTCTGGGTAAAGTAAAGGACATGCAACTTACAAAAATCAATCTATGATTATTTGCCGAGAAAGAGTTTGCCGATGAAAAAGCTGGGCTGGAGGTAAGTAATAAGGGGAGAAATGTTCAATGTGGTTCACCAGGCTGCTGGCATGGAGATAAGAGAAAACATATATGATGTTGCAAGAGAAATATATGCCAATAGTTTTGAAGGGTGGTCAAAATATAAATCGCTTGAAAAGGACAGCATAAAATGGCCAGTAGATGTAAATGGAAGTATGGAAATATCATACAaaataattcaaaaaaaaaacatatcaaAAGGAttataattaaaaaaaaaacatatcaaAAGGATACTGCCTTGGTACTTGGATCTTGGATAATTAAGTTCCTCACATTTCGGACAATATATCTTCACTGTGCTCGATCTAGGAATATCTGATTGCCCTGCTGGAAGACAGGGCTGGCCACAGCAGTACACTCTGGGGCATCTACCAAAGTCATAGTTCTTTAACTTCTCCAACTGCGGCAAACGAAAGCAGAATAGTTCAATGTCAAAGGGAGATAAGAGGAGCAAAACATGTCTTCATCCTACTTAGACCATAACATAGATTAGATTACCATTGCAGCTAGACCCTTGCTGGTTAAGATGTATCGTGCATGAATTAATCCGTACAGCATCTCTGCAGACGACTCGATTAATTCGTTTTGCTCCTCAGTGAACACATCACCTGTACAGAAATGGTCCTGTCTCATGAGTGCAACAGTACGATTAATCTAGACCTATTAGCTGATTTCAGTTGACGGGATTGATTAGGAGAGATAAGTGGATTGAAAATAAGTTACAGACCATAAATTCAAAAAAGGCAAACCAATATGCATTAACTTCCTTAAGGAAAACAATCTCACCATTAGAAGACTCAATGTCTAAGATGAGATCAAGTGCATAATCATAATACGGGACCTGATTACTCAGACCACACAGGTTAAAATCATCCTGTATGTAGTCTTCATCGATCTCACAAAAGAATTCATTGCCTCGCAATGTACAGAACCATGAAATCCAGGATGTGTCCTCTCCCTCAGAACCACTGACATCAGAATCTTCACTGTCAGTTTCAAATTCCTCTGCAAaccaaaatagaaaaaaaagttaATGGATGCCTAGTGATGCAAAATCAAATATGCTCATAATCACAGCTACTCTGGATAAGAACAAACAACCATGAGCAAAATAGAGACAAATActacaaaaaaaaacttttaaaCCATGCTCTAAAAAAACAAGAACTAGGTGGCATTTTATTAAGAAAATAAGCACCCAAATTCAGATCGATGAGGACTTCAACTGGATGGTCTAGGCATACATCCACACCCTCAACCAACTGATCTAGCTCAGCTTCCTCATGCTCTAACAAAAAAATGTGTTCACATTTTAATATCAATCCacaaaacaaaaaacaaagcATACAACAGCATATATAAACCATAAATAATTCTTTTTATTATGTGCTCAGGATTTGTGGAGTGGTATCAAGTTAATCTTAAAGTTTAACCAAAGGTTCAGTCATATCCTGCATTAAGGCACGGCGGTGCGCACCATTACCAGAGATTAGCAGAACAACAGTAAAAAAGAGATGAAAAATCCAGCAGACTAAATTCAAACTACATCTGGGGCAGAACAACGACTGGGTTGCAGCTCCCACTTCCTTCAGTCTGACAAAAAAATAAAGTGGTCATTGACTCATTGCGTACATAACTTCTCTTGTTTGAATGGTTAAGATGCTGCATTAATGGAATGTTGTTATAGGCCTTCGTTAGCCAATGCTTCTTTTGTCTACAATGTGAACATAGCCAATCCACAATCTGCGTAATAGAATTTAGCCTTTTCTTCTAACCCAGTCTGTTCAGCCATTCAATAAGTTCATGGTTCCACACTAGATATATCTGAAGGCAGCAAAGAGTGAAAAATGAACCGAAGAGAACAACATCACCTTGGTTTGGCCAGTGCCTCAGTGGCACTGGTCCCATGTGT
It encodes:
- the LOC136492749 gene encoding putative casein kinase II subunit beta-4 encodes the protein MDRKRIKDALEKHLERSSPSISRGVVPKERERLAAGKLPASLDKADKVSDGEEFETDSEDSDVSGSEGEDTSWISWFCTLRGNEFFCEIDEDYIQDDFNLCGLSNQVPYYDYALDLILDIESSNGDVFTEEQNELIESSAEMLYGLIHARYILTSKGLAAMLEKLKNYDFGRCPRVYCCGQPCLPAGQSDIPRSSTVKIYCPKCEELNYPRSKYQGNIDGSYFGTTFPHLFLMTYPHLKPQKPLQQYTPRVFGFKLHKPS